The proteins below are encoded in one region of Pseudomonas putida S13.1.2:
- a CDS encoding YifB family Mg chelatase-like AAA ATPase yields MSLALVHSRAQVGVQAPSVSVETHLANGLPHLTLVGLPETTVKESKDRVRSAIVNSGLNYPQRRITQNLAPADLPKDGGRYDLAIALGILAADGQVPTASLAEVECLGELALSGKLRAVQGVLPAALAAREAGRALVVPRENAEEASLAGGLVVYAVGHLLELVAHLNGQVPLPPYAANGLILHQRPYPDLSEVQGQLAAKRALMLAAAGAHNLLFTGPPGTGKTLLASRLPGLLPPLDEHEALEVAAIQSVSGHTPLSSWPQRPFRHPHHSASGPALVGGSSRPQPGEITLAHHGVLFLDELPEFERRVLEVLREPLESGEIVIARARDKVRFPARFQLVAAMNPCPCGYLGDPTGRCRCSTEQIARYRNKLSGPLLDRIDLHLTVARESTTLNNQPCGEASADVAARVAQAREVQQRRQGCVNAFLDLEGLRRHCGLTAADQTWLEGACERLTLSLRAAHRLLKVARTLADLEGCEAIGRPHLAEALQYRPGSS; encoded by the coding sequence ATGTCCCTAGCCCTCGTCCACAGCCGCGCCCAGGTAGGTGTGCAGGCACCTTCGGTCAGCGTCGAAACCCACCTGGCAAACGGCCTGCCCCATCTCACCCTGGTCGGCCTGCCAGAAACCACGGTCAAGGAAAGCAAGGACCGCGTACGCAGCGCCATCGTCAACTCCGGGCTGAACTACCCGCAGCGGCGCATTACCCAGAACCTGGCCCCCGCCGACTTGCCCAAGGATGGCGGGCGCTACGACCTGGCCATTGCCCTGGGCATCCTTGCCGCCGACGGCCAGGTGCCAACGGCCAGCCTTGCAGAAGTCGAGTGCCTGGGCGAACTGGCGTTGTCGGGCAAATTGCGGGCAGTGCAAGGCGTGCTGCCGGCGGCCCTGGCGGCACGCGAGGCGGGCCGGGCGCTGGTGGTTCCGCGCGAGAATGCCGAGGAAGCCAGCCTGGCCGGCGGGCTGGTGGTGTATGCGGTGGGCCACCTGCTGGAGCTGGTCGCCCACCTGAACGGCCAGGTGCCATTGCCGCCATACGCGGCCAATGGCTTGATCCTGCATCAACGCCCCTACCCCGACCTGAGCGAGGTACAGGGCCAGCTGGCGGCCAAGCGCGCGTTGATGCTAGCGGCGGCTGGGGCGCACAACCTGTTGTTCACCGGGCCACCCGGCACCGGCAAGACCTTGCTCGCCAGCCGCCTGCCCGGGCTGCTGCCACCGCTGGACGAGCACGAGGCGCTTGAGGTGGCGGCCATCCAGTCGGTCAGCGGGCATACACCGCTGAGCAGTTGGCCGCAGCGACCGTTTCGCCACCCTCACCACTCCGCATCCGGCCCGGCACTGGTCGGTGGCAGCAGCCGGCCGCAACCGGGCGAAATCACCCTCGCCCACCATGGCGTGCTGTTTCTCGATGAACTGCCAGAGTTTGAGCGGCGCGTGCTGGAAGTGCTGCGCGAGCCACTGGAGTCGGGCGAAATCGTGATTGCCCGGGCCCGCGACAAGGTGCGCTTTCCGGCGCGCTTTCAGCTGGTGGCGGCGATGAACCCGTGCCCTTGCGGCTACCTGGGCGACCCCACTGGCCGCTGCCGCTGCAGCACCGAGCAGATCGCGCGGTACCGCAACAAGCTGTCCGGGCCGCTGCTGGACCGCATCGACCTGCACCTGACCGTGGCCCGCGAGAGCACCACGCTGAACAACCAGCCCTGTGGTGAAGCCAGTGCCGATGTGGCCGCCAGGGTGGCGCAGGCGCGGGAGGTACAGCAGCGCCGCCAAGGGTGTGTGAATGCGTTTCTCGACCTCGAAGGGTTGCGCCGCCATTGCGGATTGACGGCGGCGGATCAGACGTGGCTGGAGGGGGCCTGCGAACGGTTGACCTTGTCGTTGCGGGCGGCGCACCGGTTATTGAAAGTGGCACGAACACTGGCGGACCTGGAGGGTTGTGAGGCGATCGGCCGGCCACATCTGGCCGAGGCCCTGCAATATCGGCCGGGGAGCAGTTAG